TTGGTTTTTTGCTGGCCTAAATAACATTTGATTCACAACTTGGCATAGCcatcttgttctctctctctctctctctctctctctctctctctctctctctcacacacacacacacacacagataagGAACCATCAAACCTGCCCCCAGTCGTAGCTCCTACACCATAATCAGTAATAGCCCTGTATGAAGCAGCATGTCTCAGTCCAGCAGTGGCATGACTAAGTGCTCTTCCTGTAAGGAGCAACAGATCCCCAGGTCCCAAACCACCATCTGCCAGGTACCAACGCCCATTTGGGTCACAGACCTATGCAAGAAATAACTGAAAAAATGATTTGAGGATCACACCAAGTCCTGCTAAAGCTACTATGAGTTGCATGCATTTCAAGTGAGCCATaagcttgtttttttcttttaaaacatttCACCTGTAACCAAAGTTATCGAAAGTGACTGTGCAAATCCAGCATCTAACTCATGTTATAGTGTATCTTAAGCTTCAGAAAGCTACAAGTGGGTTACCTGAAGCCCTGGATTATCTGAAGCAATCAATGTAAGTAATCCTTTCTCAACTTCGCCGTTTGTCACAGGCTTTACTCCTCCCATCATACCTTTGCCGTTCTGTGTTGAAGTGTGTGAGTAAGTTGCAACCAGTACTGATGAAGAAGCTTCGTTAGCAGGTAACGGTGTATCATCCAGTAAATGATTGAAAACACTGCCAACAGcatttaaaatagaaaaggacACAACAGCGTAAGCACAGCCATCActttatatgaaaagaaaaaaggaacacaGCATAACCTCAACACTGAAATCCATTATTACTCGCTCCGCAGGCGAAGATGCCTTGCAATTGCACAGAGTGCCACTCTAGAAGCCTTCCCCATGCATCTGAAAGCCTCCCCCAAACATGGTGGTGAAGAATCCCCTTCTTCAAGTGCCCTAGAATTTAAGCGCAGTGAAACAGTTTCATATGATTGGTGTAAAGTTGAAAAACAACTATGCATCCTACCTTGCAAGGAATCTAGACGAAGACTCAGGCAACTTATTAAGGAAGGCCATTACACTATAACAACGCTTTTTAGCTAGCATGATGTGCAAGCAAGAAGCCCGCTATCATAAGTCCTACTGCTAAGACCATTAATTGATGGAAAGTAACTGTTATTCAATAAGGTGCGTAATTTAATCTTTTGGCACGAAGGATGAATCCCCATATTCTTCCCCATTCCATTAGCCGTAAGTGGTCCAATTCTTTTCATAACAAGATTCACTTGCACTACACTTGACAAAATAATTTCCAATTTAACAGTGCACGGCTAAATGCATGTGAGCAAACATATCAAACTTGACAAAATAACGGGAAAACAAAAGGTGGCAAGGAATAGGCAACATTTCTACCTTCCGGCTCTATACATGTAAATACCAGGGCGAGCAGGCTTGGACCAACTGCCACCAAATTGCGAGCGTGTTCGGAAATATAGCTTTCCGGACTCCAAAGCGCACCTAAGCAGAGCAGCTTCCTCGCTCCCTACAACGATCACAGCTGCGTTGTGCCTTGTCAACGACGAAGAAAGGGTCTCTACTGCCTTGTTGTACATAGGTGTGGGAGCGCCGTCATATGAAGTGATCTCTGAAAGCTTTATCTTCGGCAGCGATGATATGGGTGTTGCCGTGGGCACGGAGTGCTCAGGCAGAGGGTGCACTGCAGCAAGTGGCTCCACGTTGATCATGTGGTCAGCACGATGATGAGAAGAGGCGGGAGGAGGGAGTGGAAGAaggccaagagagagagatgatgcaGAAAGGCCAGGCTGAAGTTGTGGTTGGAGAGGAGCGGAGGAAGATCTCGGAACGGAGCTGTGTGGGATCTGCAAGGGCGACGGTGACATTGCAGACATCTGCATCCCAATTTCGAACATTACTCATTCTTTCTCCCGCTTTAAACTCTCGACGACTGTCGGTCTTTCTCCGGCAGAAAAGCAGAACCTCTTGCCTTTCCAAAATACACGCAGCAGAGTAGGGGGCTGCTCAAGAACCTGCATCCCAATTCGTATCATCTATCGTTCTTCTCGGAGATTCTGAGCTTATCCTACCATGGATTATGGTATTACTTCGGCCAACACAGCATTTGTAAGGCTTCAAAGGGTCATTTTGAAAGGCCCGAGGAACGTCCCACAGGGAGAAGCAGGTTGTGTACATTCAACTACCCGTTCCTCAGTTACCAATTCCTCGTTTTTATACACAGCCGCTATAGAACCAACTCAAGCACCGTTAACGCCTAAATGACACGAATTCTCTGCCTTATGAATCTGAATAACCTAGGAAGGCCAACGAAAAACAGAAATCATACGCATTGCAATCATCTACCACTCGCCTTCGTCATGTCTCCGCGTCAACTGCGGTTTGTAGCGGAAGTAGCAAAAGAAAATGGGTGGGATTCAGTGCTTCTCCAATAACCATGACAGAAGGAACCGTCAGAGAGCGGAGAAGCCAGAGGCCTTCAGGAACTAtggtttcttcttgttctcGCTTCGGTTTCGAGTCCGGGGACAACGACTGTTCCTCGTTTTAGGGTTACCAATGGCGGGTGAGAATAGAAGATGAGTGAAAaattagggtttagggtttgggtTGCAGacagagggaggaagagaggaagtTTTCAGTTTCCGCGACGACTGTCCCATCGAGGGGTTTTCGCGAAATGCGGAGAGggattttaaataataaataggGAAATAGGAAACCAAAGCGAAAATTTCACATGCGATGAACGAATTTCACCTTAATTGGAATACTGCAACACGAAATTTGTTTTTCGAGTCACCACCACTTCTTGTATTTATTGTCTCACCATTAATTGGATGTAGGACTTTCCTTATGAAGGCAAAAGTAAAACCTAATATCATTCATCATGTGAACTTTGGTGTTCATATTTTCTCCTTtcgagcaaaaaaaaaaaaaaccaaaataaagcAAGCTTTAATAATTGGTCCCCTTTTATCACTTATAACAAATAAATGGAGAAAAACAAATGTtcaatctaaaattttttttggaggaaagagaaaataatCAAAAGATTTGACTAAATGGGCGTTTGTAATCATAATTTATAATTTAAACGTTGTCTTGCTGGGGACTTTACGGCTAGGTTAAAAGTTTTCTGAAGACGTTTTAAAAAGTAAGAGAACACTAAGGTAGATATATTGATTAGTGGAAAATGCAGGTGGCTGCACGCAAATTACTCCAAACGAGATCCGAAAAGCGCCGCACTTGAATTTCCTCGATATCCTTTAGAAGTTAACAATTATCATTGATGTACCTTCTAAGCAAAATTAATTACCATCAACCCCTTCAAAGGTCATGCGACGCCGCActgaaaatggagagagaattGAGAATTCCCTGCTGACTTTGAGAGTAATGcaattttaaaatattctaTTCGTCGGCGAGGCGAGTGTGCGATCAAGttaccaaaataccctttaCCTTTTAGGATATCCCGGACTGTGCTTCGTTTGACTTGCGTTCGGGAATATTCTCTCTCCCCAGTCAATGGGGGCCAAGATGGACTCTCCGCGTGGCCAGGTTCGCGAATCGGATCTGATCTGGTACCGAATCTAATTCCGATACTGTACTTCTCGATCCGAGGACCCTGACCCAATTGTACGTTTGGACTTGGATCTGATTCTGCATGGCCAGACTACTTCAGCCTAGTATTGGATTTGGATAGTTGTTTCTGACAGACCCGTGTTAAGATCCAAATCTATCCAATCAGTTAAATTGGTGGGGCAATGGGTTGTTGACCGGAGTGGACTGGTCAGGAGCCAAGCCCACTGACTACATGGGCCGGCTCATAATTGGGTGCTTGGCCCTTAGGTCATTAATACATGGGTTGGAGCTACTTTTGCTTCCCTTTacttacataaatatatatttccacgtatatatatacacacacacaattgcATAAATAACATTTGTAATGTCCCACCCATCTAAGTTTGACATCATACATATCAGGACAGCCTCCTTATATCCTCAACAAAACCttactatatgtatatatatatatatacacacacacacacacaattgcATGAATAACATTTGTAATGTCCCACACACCTAAGTTTGACATTATACATATCAGGACAGCCTCCTTATATGCTCAACAaaacctttatatatatatatatatatacacacacatacacaattGCATGAATAACATTTGTAATGTCCCACACACCTAAGTTTGACATTATACATATCAGGACAGCCTCCTTATATGATCAAAAAAACCTTACTATATAGACTTGCCATATTATCATTGAATATAAGAAAACTATATTGTGGTTTCTAAATTCCTGTTACacttttttcattaattgctttCCTCATTCAACTTTCTTCTCAGCTGTTACTGTTAGTACCAACCAACCTGTACACTAAAAGGTTCAATAAGTCCTTCAAGGTGTACTATTTAATTTCATGTACATAATTGGCATTAGTCCTTTGTGGAGTACAATACAACACTTCATCCTAACAGAAGTGGGAATTTGTAGTTGACAATTGTCCTATTTATTCCACTCCCAAAGTATCTTTTATATGATTCGCTACGGGATGAcactgttttttttgtttgttctcaaCCATGGTGTTCCTGccatatataaatatttgcaATAGATTCGAAGgcgatatatataaaaacaagttgaaatAGTCGATGGATTGTTCAGATCTCACGGATCCAAGTAAACATGATTATAATAATAGCAATAACTTTGCACgattttaattaaatatataatgaaTCTATATctattgatattttttaatgtttacttgggGAAAATTACTTAATCTATATCTGTATCTATTGACTGCGATAAGC
This window of the Nymphaea colorata isolate Beijing-Zhang1983 chromosome 2, ASM883128v2, whole genome shotgun sequence genome carries:
- the LOC116246904 gene encoding uncharacterized protein LOC116246904 isoform X1, whose amino-acid sequence is MFEIGMQMSAMSPSPLQIPHSSVPRSSSAPLQPQLQPGLSASSLSLGLLPLPPPASSHHRADHMINVEPLAAVHPLPEHSVPTATPISSLPKIKLSEITSYDGAPTPMYNKAVETLSSSLTRHNAAVIVVGSEEAALLRCALESGKLYFRTRSQFGGSWSKPARPGIYMYRAGRALEEGDSSPPCLGEAFRCMGKASRVALCAIARHLRLRSDVFNHLLDDTPLPANEASSSVLVATYSHTSTQNGKGMMGGVKPVTNGEVEKGLLTLIASDNPGLQVCDPNGRWYLADGGLGPGDLLLLTGRALSHATAGLRHAASYRAITDYGVGATTGGRMSLLFRLMPQSNAILDCSPIAAAGHIIPQSFVPISVSQFMDDLSTEEMTACNHVENNYEVQNNVNPEPSLRSVLSDPLSGAFLEDAMVVSCGHSFGGMMLRKVIDMSRCSTCGVEIDSGSLIPNHALRAAAAAVKHEDDRRLFHNAALRKRRKEGVEHVDSVKRLNKEDGEMNADGENLGLKAVQYPFSVNEKVIIKGNRRTPEKFVGREAVITSQCLNGWYLLKTLDNGESVRLQYRSLHKISKPQADQQPQHVVQNGS
- the LOC116246904 gene encoding uncharacterized protein LOC116246904 isoform X2; this encodes MFEIGMQMSAMSPSPLQIPHSSVPRSSSAPLQPQLQPGLSASSLSLGLLPLPPPASSHHRADHMINVEPLAAVHPLPEHSVPTATPISSLPKIKLSEITSYDGAPTPMYNKAVETLSSSLTRHNAAVIVVGSEEAALLRCALESGKLYFRTRSQFGGSWSKPARPGIYMYRAGRALEEGDSSPPCLGEAFRCMGKASRVALCAIARHLRLRSDVFNHLLDDTPLPANEASSSVLVATYSHTSTQNGKGMMGGVKPVTNGEVEKGLLTLIASDNPGLQVCDPNGRWYLADGGLGPGDLLLLTGRALSHATAGLRHAASYRAITDYGVGATTGGRMSLLFRLMPQSNAILDCSPIAAAGHIIPQSFVPISVSQFMDDLSTEEMTACNHVENNYEVQNNVNPEPSLRSVLSDPLSGAFLEDAMVVSCGHSFGGMMLRKVIDMSRCSTCGVEIDSGSLIPNHALRAAAAAVKHEDDRRLFHNAALRKRRKEGVEHVDSVKRLNKEDGEMNADGENLGLKAVQYPFSVNEKVIIKGNRRTPEKFVGREAVITSQCLNGWS